One Alkalidesulfovibrio alkalitolerans DSM 16529 genomic region harbors:
- a CDS encoding TIGR03013 family XrtA/PEP-CTERM system glycosyltransferase — protein sequence MKGMILRTFAQDILMALLALAFAIHAFGPNLGETLGQEAFYDQTGKFLLITVLPSVVIGAVFASTSRCRASGGLLCLLTATGVSLLMFFALGSAFGLHGEETSLVMFGLAAFVGIKFIEFLFNRFRHVIPGMVKRVLIVGNGPLAEQMGDLIAASGGRYIYLGRVDCPSTHCDLNDPAHVGESGQGPAGRLLRVARNFMADKLVVSLAERRGYFPVQEMLNCKLSGIEVMDAPSFYEKVTEKLLIENITPSWFIFSHGFKVTWLLRAFKRISDVLLSLTGIIVFLPVLPLVVLAIKLDSPGPILFRQTRVGEGDRLFTIYKFRTMRQDAESKTGAVWSQVNDPRITRIGNFLRKSRLDEIPQLFNILRGDMSLVGPRPERPEFVATLKEHIPYYSERHYVKPGLTGWAQVSYSYGSSVEDAIEKLRYDLYYIKNISFMLDLRIILRTVGVVLFGKGR from the coding sequence ATGAAGGGAATGATACTGCGCACGTTCGCCCAGGACATCCTGATGGCGCTTTTGGCCCTGGCCTTCGCCATCCATGCGTTCGGCCCGAATCTCGGCGAGACGCTCGGACAGGAGGCTTTTTACGACCAGACTGGCAAGTTTCTGCTCATAACGGTCCTGCCGTCCGTGGTTATCGGAGCGGTTTTCGCCTCGACGAGCAGGTGCCGTGCCTCGGGTGGGCTTTTGTGCTTGTTGACAGCCACCGGCGTCTCCCTGCTCATGTTTTTCGCCCTCGGTTCGGCCTTCGGCCTGCACGGAGAGGAGACGAGCCTGGTGATGTTCGGTCTGGCCGCCTTTGTGGGCATCAAATTCATCGAGTTTCTGTTCAACCGCTTCAGGCATGTCATTCCCGGCATGGTCAAGCGGGTGCTCATCGTCGGCAACGGCCCCCTTGCGGAGCAGATGGGCGACCTGATCGCCGCCAGTGGCGGCAGGTACATCTATCTGGGCCGGGTGGACTGCCCCTCGACACATTGCGACCTGAACGATCCCGCCCATGTCGGCGAGTCCGGACAGGGACCTGCCGGACGGCTGCTGCGTGTGGCCAGGAACTTCATGGCCGACAAGCTCGTCGTCTCGCTCGCCGAACGGCGGGGCTATTTCCCCGTCCAGGAGATGCTGAACTGCAAGCTCTCCGGCATCGAGGTCATGGACGCGCCGTCTTTCTATGAAAAGGTCACGGAGAAGCTGCTCATCGAGAACATCACGCCGAGCTGGTTCATCTTCAGCCACGGCTTCAAGGTGACGTGGCTGCTTCGCGCGTTCAAACGAATCAGCGACGTGCTGCTCTCGCTGACCGGCATCATCGTCTTCCTGCCCGTGCTGCCGCTCGTCGTGCTGGCCATCAAGCTCGACTCGCCCGGCCCGATCCTCTTCCGGCAGACCCGTGTGGGCGAAGGCGATCGCCTTTTCACTATCTACAAGTTCAGGACCATGCGCCAAGACGCCGAATCCAAGACCGGGGCCGTCTGGTCGCAGGTCAATGATCCGCGCATCACTAGGATCGGCAATTTTCTGCGTAAATCCAGGTTGGACGAGATACCCCAACTCTTCAACATCCTGCGCGGCGACATGAGTCTTGTGGGGCCGCGACCCGAGCGTCCGGAGTTCGTGGCCACGCTCAAGGAGCACATTCCATACTATTCCGAGCGTCACTACGTGAAGCCCGGACTGACCGGATGGGCGCAGGTCAGCTATTCCTACGGCTCCTCGGTCGAGGACGCCATCGAGAAGCTTCGCTACGATTTGTATTACATCAAGAACATTTCGTTCATGCTCGATCTGCGGATCATTCTCCGGACGGTCGGTGTCGTGCTGTTCGGGAAAGGAAGATAA
- a CDS encoding polysaccharide biosynthesis/export family protein, translated as MAWVRIALLVVGLAVASSNAFAEGQTSVDDYIIGAGDVLQVIVWGEGDLNAGALVRPDGKISLPGAGEIHAEGLTPLQLQHEITSRLERLVKDPVVTVAMSQIVNSKAYIVGGGVPSGVYELRQKTTLLQLMANVDLTRADLRSAHILRNQQRLDTDFHALFHKGDITQDVPLRNNDIIFFPALPEPYVYVLGAFNSPRALPYREGLTVLDAILECGGFNKFANRDNTVIVRRENDQETRIEVSARRLVEGKDLSQNVLLRQGDYVIANESFF; from the coding sequence ATGGCTTGGGTTCGCATTGCCTTGTTGGTGGTTGGGCTCGCCGTCGCGTCGTCGAACGCCTTCGCCGAGGGACAAACCTCGGTGGATGACTACATCATCGGCGCGGGCGACGTGCTTCAGGTTATCGTATGGGGCGAGGGCGACCTGAACGCAGGCGCTCTGGTCAGGCCGGACGGCAAGATATCGTTGCCCGGAGCCGGCGAGATTCACGCGGAGGGATTGACGCCGTTGCAACTGCAGCACGAGATCACCTCCCGTCTCGAAAGGCTGGTCAAGGATCCCGTGGTCACGGTGGCCATGTCCCAGATTGTGAACAGCAAGGCCTACATCGTGGGCGGCGGTGTGCCCTCAGGGGTCTACGAACTGCGCCAGAAGACGACCTTGCTGCAACTCATGGCCAATGTCGATCTGACCAGGGCGGACCTGCGCTCCGCCCACATCCTGCGCAACCAGCAGCGTCTGGATACGGACTTTCACGCTCTCTTCCACAAGGGCGACATCACTCAAGACGTGCCGTTGCGCAACAACGACATCATCTTTTTCCCCGCGCTCCCCGAACCCTATGTGTACGTTCTGGGGGCGTTCAACAGTCCTCGGGCGCTGCCCTACCGGGAAGGTCTGACCGTTCTGGACGCCATTCTCGAATGCGGTGGATTCAACAAATTCGCCAACAGGGACAATACCGTCATCGTCCGCCGCGAGAACGACCAGGAAACCCGGATCGAGGTCAGCGCCAGGCGGCTCGTGGAGGGGAAGGATCTGTCGCAGAACGTTTTGCTGCGCCAGGGTGATTACGTCATCGCCAATGAAAGCTTTTTCTAA
- the prsT gene encoding XrtA/PEP-CTERM system TPR-repeat protein PrsT gives MRTHFALGTVLLLVIAMLTGCEGHTKESLNAEGQALFQEGNYNGAIIHYRNALEKDPNFVEARYNLGLAYIETAKFEHAEREFQKVLLQNPYDKRVRLHLGRIANHQNKPEVAVPLLEKYLEDHPADATALEQLAYSATISGDLARAKTYLEKALAAEPDRISAKLALVHTFMSQGDRAKAREVVEALLKDHPNHRGGLHALAQLETQDRDTEGMLDAYTRITSIYPGDLFAKYRQGSLLADKGDLETVRASAASMVKEYPNRAEGHRLMGLVNFREGKYEDAILSLQKSIRIQPDLEAFYMLGMANYQVGNLEMAVTHLQTVLDYSPEFTQARAMLGEIFLRQRRAPEALAAAQRLIESAPADYRGYALKADGLMLRGEHKAAVIELSRASELAPTHYGLLLKLGLLKISQGDDAGEQDLLRAVKLSPQGVDARLALHTHYIRNRRHAAAIAVLEDGISGGKSDAVLYNALAKDALGRRDMASCEAYLAKAREANPEFLQTYYNAAAYHLSQGRPDETLAQYDQVLTMRPEDVRSLIGSSSVLEMQGKKDEARDRLARARATGDLGSALILAAFLQKHGQSDEALAILDEEAHTRPGNLAVVEAKARLHMARKEIDRAMVYFGQLETANPWGGTLERTRAWMSVGELDKAEESARRLIQLEPKRAASYIPLAGILEARHDLNGVEDTLAKAVAAEPGNTQIGMAMGEFHLRNRRLDKANQAFDAVLAVEPDNASALTGKGMVSQLRDDRDKAVEYYLQAIQAKPDHAPALNNLAMLYAEDEETRLIAMNLAMAAFTQAGNDPSVIDTLGYVLIRNKRPQDALRVLERAKALAPGNPVIKYHIALAYAELDRRQEAVEMLEIALAASEFEGRVKAEQLMHTLRTQ, from the coding sequence GTGCGCACGCACTTCGCACTCGGTACCGTCCTGTTGCTGGTCATCGCCATGCTGACCGGTTGCGAGGGTCACACGAAGGAGTCTCTCAATGCCGAGGGACAGGCTCTGTTCCAGGAAGGGAATTACAACGGAGCCATAATCCACTATCGCAACGCCCTGGAGAAGGACCCCAATTTCGTCGAGGCGCGCTACAATCTGGGCTTGGCATACATCGAGACCGCCAAGTTCGAGCATGCCGAGCGAGAATTCCAGAAAGTGCTGCTGCAAAATCCCTATGACAAACGCGTCAGGCTTCATCTGGGGCGCATCGCCAACCATCAGAACAAGCCGGAAGTCGCGGTGCCGCTGCTCGAAAAGTATCTCGAGGATCATCCGGCCGACGCGACCGCGCTTGAACAGCTTGCCTACTCGGCGACCATCTCGGGCGATCTGGCCAGGGCCAAGACGTATCTGGAAAAGGCCCTTGCCGCCGAGCCGGATCGCATCTCGGCCAAGCTCGCCCTGGTTCATACCTTCATGTCGCAAGGTGACCGGGCGAAAGCGCGCGAGGTGGTGGAGGCCCTGCTGAAGGATCATCCCAACCATCGCGGCGGACTGCACGCCCTGGCTCAGCTCGAAACCCAGGATCGCGATACCGAGGGCATGCTCGACGCTTATACCCGCATCACGTCCATCTATCCCGGCGATCTCTTCGCAAAATATCGTCAGGGCAGCCTGCTGGCGGACAAGGGCGACCTTGAGACCGTGCGCGCCTCCGCCGCCTCCATGGTCAAGGAGTATCCCAACAGGGCCGAGGGACACAGGCTGATGGGGCTCGTGAATTTCAGGGAAGGCAAATACGAGGACGCGATCCTCTCGCTGCAGAAGTCCATCCGCATCCAGCCGGATCTGGAGGCCTTCTACATGCTTGGCATGGCCAACTACCAGGTCGGCAACCTCGAAATGGCCGTTACCCATCTACAGACCGTGCTGGACTACAGCCCGGAATTCACCCAGGCGCGGGCGATGCTCGGCGAGATATTCCTGCGCCAGCGCCGGGCGCCAGAGGCGCTCGCCGCGGCGCAGCGTCTGATCGAGTCGGCGCCCGCGGATTATCGCGGCTACGCCCTGAAGGCCGACGGCCTCATGCTCCGTGGAGAACACAAGGCGGCGGTGATCGAGCTTTCCCGGGCTTCGGAGCTAGCTCCCACCCACTACGGATTGCTGCTCAAGCTGGGTCTTTTGAAGATTTCACAGGGAGACGACGCGGGCGAACAGGATCTGCTGCGCGCCGTGAAGCTCTCGCCCCAGGGCGTGGACGCCAGGCTGGCCCTGCACACGCACTATATACGCAATCGGCGTCATGCAGCCGCCATCGCGGTGCTCGAAGACGGCATCTCGGGCGGGAAGAGCGACGCGGTCCTCTACAACGCGCTGGCCAAGGACGCCCTCGGGCGCCGCGACATGGCGTCGTGCGAGGCGTACCTCGCCAAGGCCAGGGAGGCGAATCCGGAGTTTTTGCAGACCTATTACAACGCGGCCGCCTACCATCTTTCCCAGGGACGTCCCGACGAGACCCTGGCGCAATACGACCAGGTGCTGACCATGCGTCCTGAAGACGTTCGCTCCCTCATCGGCTCCTCGTCGGTACTTGAGATGCAAGGCAAAAAAGACGAGGCCAGGGACCGTCTGGCCAGGGCCAGGGCGACCGGCGATCTCGGCTCCGCGTTGATCCTGGCGGCTTTTCTTCAAAAGCATGGGCAAAGCGACGAGGCCTTGGCGATCCTTGACGAGGAAGCACATACGCGTCCCGGCAATCTCGCCGTGGTCGAAGCCAAGGCCAGATTGCACATGGCCAGGAAGGAAATCGATCGGGCCATGGTCTATTTCGGTCAGTTGGAGACGGCCAACCCATGGGGTGGCACCCTCGAACGGACCAGGGCCTGGATGTCCGTCGGCGAACTCGACAAGGCCGAGGAGAGCGCCCGCAGGCTCATCCAACTCGAACCCAAGCGCGCCGCCTCCTACATTCCCCTGGCCGGAATTCTCGAAGCCCGCCATGACCTGAACGGCGTCGAGGACACCCTGGCCAAGGCCGTGGCGGCCGAGCCTGGAAATACTCAGATCGGCATGGCCATGGGCGAGTTCCATCTGCGCAACAGGCGGCTCGACAAGGCTAATCAGGCCTTCGATGCGGTGCTTGCCGTCGAGCCCGACAATGCGAGCGCTTTGACTGGGAAGGGTATGGTCAGCCAACTGCGGGACGACCGGGACAAGGCCGTGGAATATTATCTCCAGGCAATCCAGGCGAAACCCGATCACGCGCCCGCCCTGAACAACCTGGCGATGCTTTACGCCGAAGACGAGGAGACCAGGCTGATCGCCATGAACCTCGCCATGGCGGCATTCACCCAAGCTGGCAACGATCCGTCCGTGATCGACACGCTGGGCTACGTCCTGATCCGCAACAAAAGGCCCCAGGATGCGTTGCGCGTCCTGGAGCGGGCCAAGGCGCTCGCGCCCGGCAATCCCGTGATCAAGTACCACATCGCCCTGGCATATGCCGAGCTCGACAGACGGCAAGAGGCCGTGGAAATGCTGGAAATCGCTCTTGCGGCAAGCGAATTCGAGGGTCGCGTGAAGGCTGAACAGCTCATGCACACCTTGAGGACGCAGTAG